One genomic segment of Stigmatopora argus isolate UIUO_Sarg chromosome 1, RoL_Sarg_1.0, whole genome shotgun sequence includes these proteins:
- the arpc2 gene encoding actin-related protein 2/3 complex subunit 2 has product MILLEINNRIIEETLSLKFDSASNGTKPEAVDVTFADFDGVLYHISNPNGDKTKVMVSISLKFYKELQEHGADELLKRVYGSFLVSTEAGYNVSLLYDLDALPGNKDEVVHQAGMLKRNCFASVFEKYFKFQEEGKEGEKRAVVHYRDDESMYLEAKKDRVTVVFSTVFKDDDDVIIGKVFMQEFKEGRRASHTAPQVLFSHREPPLELKDTDAAVGDNIGYITFVLFPRHTNANARDNTINLIHTFRDYLHYHIKCSKAYIHTRMRAKTSDFLKVLNRARPDAEKKEMKTISGKTFFR; this is encoded by the exons ATGATCTTGTTAGAAATCAATAACCGCATCATCGAAGAGACGCTGTCGTTGAAGTTCGACAGCGCATCGAACGG AACCAAGCCTGAGGCTGTTGATGTAACATTTGCAG ACTTTGATGGCGTGTTGTACCACATCTCCAACCCTAATGGCGATAAGACCAAAGTGATGGTCAGCATCTCCCTGAAGTTTTACAAGGAACTACAGGAGCATGGAGCAGACGAG CTGCTGAAGAGAGTGTACGGGAGCTTCCTTGTTTCAACAGAGGCTG GTTATAATGTGTCACTCCTTTATGACCTGGATGCTCTACCAGGCAACAAAGATGAGGTTGTGCACCAAGCAGGAATGCTGAAAAGAAACTGCTTTGCCTCCGTATTTGAAAAGTACTTCAAGTTCCAGGAGGAGGGCAAAGAAGGCGAAAAGAGGGCTGTGGTCCACTACAGAGATGATGAGTCCAT GTATTTGGAAGCCAAGAAAGACCGGGTGACGGTGGTGTTCAGCACAGTGTTCAAAGACGACGATGACGTTATCATCGGGAAAGTCTTCATGCAG GAATTCAAAGAGGGTCGGAGAGCAAGCCACACCGCCCCGCAGGTGCTTTTCAGCCACAGGGAGCCTCCCCTGGAACTTAAGGATACAGATGCAGCTGTCGGGGACAACATCGGATACATCACCTTTG TCCTTTTCCCACGTCACACCAATGCCAATGCCAGAGACAACACCATCAACCTCATTCACACCTTCAGGGACTACCTGCATTACCATATAAAGTGCTCCAAG GCTTACATTCACACACGCATGAGGGCCAAGACGTCAGACTTCCTGAAAGTTCTCAACCGTGCCCGACCCGATGCTGAGAAGAAGGAGATGAAAACCATTTC TGGAAAGACCTTCTTTCGCTGA